In Cryptomeria japonica chromosome 10, Sugi_1.0, whole genome shotgun sequence, a genomic segment contains:
- the LOC131859087 gene encoding uncharacterized protein LOC131859087, with protein MHLPSHVLRQFGEVQVILDVISYFACTTREIRHGSGPRGQRRGGYGGDGGCRGGGGRGGGGRDGGGIGGGGGGGGGGGRDGGGIDLITMVTEQVDSGEEDVDISGETASMKNYDESDESGSGSSSSGGDGGGDDGYDVEMPQVTKSVGAERGDEE; from the exons ATGCATCTTCCTAGCCATGTACTCAGACAGTTTGGGGAAGTACAAGTTATTTTGGATGTGATATCTTATTTTGCTTGcactactcgagag ATTAGACATGGAAGTGGTCCTAGGGGGCAAAGGAGAGGTGGATATGGTGGAGATGGAGGATGtaggggtggaggaggtagaggtggaggtggtagGGATGGAGGTGGTataggtggaggtggtggaggtggaggtggaggtggtagggATGGGGGAGGTATAGATCTAATAACAATGGTTACAGAGCAAGTGGAtagtggagaggaggatgtggatattagTGGAGAGACTGCATCCATGAAAAATTATGATGAGAGTGATGAGTCAGGATCAGGTTCATCAAGTagtggtggagatgggggtggggatgatggaTATGATGTGGAGATGCCCCAAGTTACAAAGTCTGTAGGTGCAGAGAGAGGAGATGAGGAGTGA